CTCGTGTTTGTTATCGGTGGATCGTTACTTCTGTTCGCACTAAAAGGTGCGTCAGTACGTGCTCGCGGTAACTTTGACCTTCTATCTCGTGAGAACGCGTTACTTGGTAACAACGTTCTACTTATGGCAGCACTCGTGGTTGTTCTGGTAGGTACCTTGTTACCGCTGGTTCACAAGCAAATCGGTTTGGGCTCAGTCTCTATCGGTGCACCATTCTTCGATATGCTATTTGCTTGGTTGATGATTCCGTTCTCTTTCCTACTTGGTATTGGTCCTCTGATCCGTTGGAAGCGCGACAAGCTATCGACGCTTGCTAAGCCAATGCTGATCTCGGGCATTATCTCAGTAGCGTTCTCTGCGCTAATGATGGTGGTGCTTGCTGAGTACTTTACGGGAATGGCATTCTTGGGCTGGTTGATGGCATCTTGGATCATCACGATGCACGGTTTCGAGCTGTACCAGCGTGCTACGCACCGTCACACGTTTGCTGAAGGTGTGAAGAAGCTACCACGCAGTCACTGGGCAATGATCTTTGGTCACCTAGGTCTAGCAGTAAGCATCATTGGTATTGCCATGGTTCAGATTTACAGCATCGAGCGTGATGTTCGACTTGCGCCAGGTGAGCACTACCAAGTGTACGACTATGACTTCTATTTCAAAGGCGTACGCGACAAAGACGGCCCGAACTACGATGGTTACATTGCCGACTTTGAAATCACTAAAGATGGAAAGTACATCAATACACTACACGCAGAAAAACGCTTCTATCGCACCGCTAAGTCTATGATGACAGAAGCAGCGATTGATCGTGGCGTGACTCGAGACCTTTACATTGCGATGGGTGAGCGCCTAGACGACGGTAAATCGTGGGCAGTTCGTATCTACCACAAACCATTTGTACGTTGGATTTGGCTTGGTGCGATTCTGATGTCGATTGGTGGTGGTCTGGCTATCAGCGATAAACGTTACCGTTTCAGGAAAGGTAGTAAAGCAGAGGGAGAGGCGTAATGAATAAGAAGATTCTATTTATCCCGCTAGTTGCGTTTCTCATTCTAGTCACTGTGTTCGCTATCCAGCTTGGTCGCAACCAAGCTGGTGATGACCCAACCAAGCTAGAGTCTGTATTGGTCGGCAAAGAAGTCCCTGAGTTTCACTTAGAGGATCTTGCAGAGCCGGGCAAAATATACGACCAAGCGATTTTCAAGGGTGAGCCGCTACTGCTCAACGTATGGGCGACTTGGTGTCCAACATGTTACGCCGAGCACCAGTACCTAAACGAACTGGCTGCTGATGGCGTTAAGATCATCGGTCTTAACTACAAAGATGAGCGCAATAAAGCGGTACAGTGGCTAAATGAGCTTGGTAACCCTTATCTAATCAGCTTGTTTGATGGCAATGGCATGTTAGGTTTGGACCTTGGTGTATATGGTGCGCCTGAGACCTTCCTTATTGATGCTAACGGTGTGATTCGCTACCGCCATGTGGGTGATGTGAACGCACGAAACTGGACTGAGAAGCTTCAGCCTATGTATCAACAGATGCTAGAGGAGGCGACACAATGAAAAAGTGGCTAATCGCACTGGCATCAAGCTTGGTGTTGGCGTTTTCAGTAAACGCGACGATTGAGATACATGAGTTTGATAACTTAGAGCAAGAGAACCAATTCAAAGAGCTAAGCCATACGCTTCGCTGTCCTAAGTGTCAGAACAACACCATTGGCGATTCTAATGCAGAGCTTGCGCAGGACCTTCGCCAAAAAGTGTATGAGATGACTAAAGAGGGTAAATCTAAAGACGAGATTGTCGATTACATGATTGCTCGCTACGGTAACTTCGTTACTTACAACCCACCACTGACGCTGGCGACTTCTATTCTGTGGCTTGGTCCGCTGTTTGTGATTGTACTTGGTTTCGGTCTTATCATTGTCCGCAGTCGCAACAACCGCGCGAAAAAAGTGGTTGAGGCAGAAACGTGGAGTGATGAAAAAGAAGCCAAACTTAAAGCTTTGCTCGAAGAAGAAAAAGAGACTGGAGATAAGCAGTAATGACACTATTTTGGATATCCACAGTCGGATTGGTCATTGTCGCTGTCGTGTTGTTGGCGATGACGCTTAACAGTAAGAAAGTGAACAAAGACGAGCAGCTTCGTGATGAGCTCAACAAAGCGTTCTACAGAGACCGTTTAACCGAGCTTGAAGAAGAAGCCAATGAAGGTTTGGTGGAAAACCAAGAGGATCTGATTGATGACCTAAAACAATCACTCCTTGATGATATTCCACATCAGGACAAGGTAGAAAAAACCTCACTGTCTCCAATGACCGTACTGATCCCGTCAGTTGCTCTGATTGTGGTGATGACATACGGCATGTACATGCATTTTGGCGGTGCGTCTAAGGTGAAAGACTGGCAAGAAGTGTCAGGTCGTCTACCTGAGCTTTCTAAAAAGTTGATGGAAGGTACTGATGAACCAATGACAGAAGACGAAATGCAAGATTTGACGCTAGCACTTCGTACTCGTCTTCACTATCAAAGCAACGACTCAACAGGTTGGTTGCTACTGGGTCGAATTGCACTAGCCAATCGTGATGTCACCACAGCGACAGATGCGATGGAAAATGCCTATCGCCTTGAGCCTGAAGACGCTGATGTGAAGCTTGGCTACGCGCAGGCGTTGATGATGTCTCAAGATGAGATGGATCAGAACCGAGCACGTGGATTGCTAAACAGTCTACTTAAGTCTGAGTACGTTGACCTTCGAGTGTTATCACTACTGGCGTTTGATGCGTTTGAGCGTCAAGACTATCCAGCCGCGGTGCGTTACTGGTCTGTGATGCAGCGAATGATCGGTCCTGAAGATAGCCGCTATGAGATGCTAACTCGCAGTATTGAAAATGCTCAAGCTAAGATGGGTGAGCCTATCGTTCAAGGTAAGTCGGTCGCGGTGAACATTAGCGTATCACCAAATGCACGCTTACCACAGGATGCCGCCCTAATCGTCTCTGTGCACCCAGCAGACGGTTCGCCAATGCCTGTCGCAGCAGCTCGATACCCACTCGGAACTTTCCCACGTACCGTTGTCCTCGATGATAACAACAGCATGATGGAAGGACGCAAGCTTTCAAGCCTTGAAGGTTTGATTGTTCGAGCGCGTGTTGATAGCGACGGTAACGTAGCGACTCGCGATGGCGACTGGTATGGTGAGAGTCAACCAGCCGAGCTTGGCGACACAGTAGAGTTGGTTATTGACCAACAATACTAATCAGAATCTGAAGGCATGCGATTAATTTAAATGTAGCCAAGTTGTTGCTTTAGCTAGCTTGACTGCGCGCATGCCGCTATACTCATCCATAGTGGTTATTAATACAGTCTGACGTTTATTCCTTATTTATCAGACAAATAGGGAGCTATAAAAAACCAAACGCAGAATGTACTGGCTTATGGATGAGGTTATGCAATCAGCATTAACCGGCAAGAAGCACGCGCTTTTTGCCGTTTTTGTTTCTAGCGTATTTCTGTTTGGCTGTGCATCAGCCCCAGATGAAGAGCAGGCGGTAGAGACTCAGCAATCAGTATCGAGTCAAACGGAGCCGCTGGCATCAGCGTCTGAAGAAAGCGTGCCTGAAGTAAATGTGGCATCCGAGTCGAGTGTTGTTACTTCTGATGGTTCTGCAGCAACGGAGCTTGAAGCCAGTGCCAGTGTGGGTGCTGATGTTTACGACCCATTTGAAGGCTTCAACCGTGCCATGTGGGCACTTAACTACGACTACCTTGACCCTTATTTCGTCAGACCTGTCTCGCTCGCTTATGTTAATTACACGCCGGTGCCTGTTCGCTCCGGTGTTCGTAACTTCCTCGCTAACCTCGATGAACCCTTTAGTGCCGTGAACAACGCTGTGATGGGTAATGGCGGTAAGGCGCTCGATCATTTCAACCGATTCTGGATCAACAGTACGTTTGGTCTTCTGGGCTTTATCGATATCGCCTCTGCAGCCGGTATTGAAAAACACGATAAGAAAGAGTTTGGTGATGCAATAGGCCATTACGGCGTAGGCGAGGGACCATACATCATGGTACCTGGTTACGGTCCGATTATCTTGCGTGAGGGTGCGGATGTCGTCGATGGTTTATATCCACCGGCATCGCTACTTAACTTCTGGGCAAGCTTTGGTAAGTGGGCGCTAGAGGGCATGGAGAAGAGGGCGCTAGTCGTATCTCAAGAAGCGACGCTAGAGCAGTCTCCAGATCCATACGCACTGACTCGTGATATCTATATTCAACGTCAAAACTACAATGCTGAAATCGTCGATGACACAGTGGATGAGGAACAAGAAGCGTATATTGATGACTACTTGGATAGCTTTGATGAGTAGTTTCTAGTATTGGGTTTCCGAACAATCGGTATCACACTTCTCGTCATCTTCACGGAAGTGAAGATCTCCCAAAGCGCGTAGTAAACTAAAAGTGATTGCTTAGCTGTCCCAAGTTAATTCTACTACGCGACGTGGAAGATCCCCTTTTTCAAGGGGATGACGGTAGTTTACTGTTTTTAGGGATTTAGAAGCGGTAATTCGCTTGGATACCAGCGATCCAAACATCACCAGAGATTTCACCTACAAACGCACCAAATGCTTCAACTTTCTCGTCAAGTTCATCTCTTGGCTCAGTAATAGAAGCGTCTCGAGCCATGATGTAGGTTAGACCACCATCAAGCGTAAATTGCTTAGAAAACGCGTAAGTAAGACCAGCACTTAGCCAAGTACGATCTGTCTCTGGAATGGTCGTTGTACGGTATTTATCATCAACAGCAGACATGTCGTAAGCGATACCGCCACGCAGTGTGATCTCTTTATTCAGCTGATAGGTAGTACCAAGTGCTAAGCGGTAGCTGTCTTTCCAGTTTTCTGTTTTGATTGGTGATACCTGACCATCAACAAATTCAGCTTCTAGTTTGTCGAAGCTGCTCCATTGTGTCCAGTTGATGCTCGCGTGCATTGCCCATTGCTGAGTTAGTTGATGGAACGAAGATAGCTCTGCCGTTGCGGGTAGAGCAACGCTCAGTTTACCATCCTTTTTGCCTGCAAAGCCAAATCCAATGCCTTCACCGTGACCCTCGAAATCCATCATGACTTCAGATTTGTATGCGAAACCA
This window of the Vibrio maritimus genome carries:
- a CDS encoding cytochrome c-type biogenesis protein — translated: MKKWLIALASSLVLAFSVNATIEIHEFDNLEQENQFKELSHTLRCPKCQNNTIGDSNAELAQDLRQKVYEMTKEGKSKDEIVDYMIARYGNFVTYNPPLTLATSILWLGPLFVIVLGFGLIIVRSRNNRAKKVVEAETWSDEKEAKLKALLEEEKETGDKQ
- the ccmI gene encoding c-type cytochrome biogenesis protein CcmI → MTLFWISTVGLVIVAVVLLAMTLNSKKVNKDEQLRDELNKAFYRDRLTELEEEANEGLVENQEDLIDDLKQSLLDDIPHQDKVEKTSLSPMTVLIPSVALIVVMTYGMYMHFGGASKVKDWQEVSGRLPELSKKLMEGTDEPMTEDEMQDLTLALRTRLHYQSNDSTGWLLLGRIALANRDVTTATDAMENAYRLEPEDADVKLGYAQALMMSQDEMDQNRARGLLNSLLKSEYVDLRVLSLLAFDAFERQDYPAAVRYWSVMQRMIGPEDSRYEMLTRSIENAQAKMGEPIVQGKSVAVNISVSPNARLPQDAALIVSVHPADGSPMPVAAARYPLGTFPRTVVLDDNNSMMEGRKLSSLEGLIVRARVDSDGNVATRDGDWYGESQPAELGDTVELVIDQQY
- a CDS encoding VacJ family lipoprotein; protein product: MQSALTGKKHALFAVFVSSVFLFGCASAPDEEQAVETQQSVSSQTEPLASASEESVPEVNVASESSVVTSDGSAATELEASASVGADVYDPFEGFNRAMWALNYDYLDPYFVRPVSLAYVNYTPVPVRSGVRNFLANLDEPFSAVNNAVMGNGGKALDHFNRFWINSTFGLLGFIDIASAAGIEKHDKKEFGDAIGHYGVGEGPYIMVPGYGPIILREGADVVDGLYPPASLLNFWASFGKWALEGMEKRALVVSQEATLEQSPDPYALTRDIYIQRQNYNAEIVDDTVDEEQEAYIDDYLDSFDE
- a CDS encoding heme lyase CcmF/NrfE family subunit; the protein is MIAEIGHFALILSLSLSVLLSILPLFGASRNNTMLMNTARPLSWGMFIMLLISFLILEWAFYVNDFTIQYVANNSNTQLPWYYRLTAVWGAHEGSLLLWVLIQAAWTVAVATFSRGMPQESVARVLAVMGMITVGFLLFIIVTSNPFLRTLPFFPVDGRDLNPLLQDPGLIIHPPMLYMGYVGFSVAFSFAIASLMSGRLDTAWARWSRPWTTAAWVFLTLGIALGSWWAYYELGWGGWWFWDPVENASFMPWLAGTALMHSLAVTEKRGTFKAWTVLLAISAFSLSLLGTFLVRSGILVSVHAFASDPSRGMFILGFLVFVIGGSLLLFALKGASVRARGNFDLLSRENALLGNNVLLMAALVVVLVGTLLPLVHKQIGLGSVSIGAPFFDMLFAWLMIPFSFLLGIGPLIRWKRDKLSTLAKPMLISGIISVAFSALMMVVLAEYFTGMAFLGWLMASWIITMHGFELYQRATHRHTFAEGVKKLPRSHWAMIFGHLGLAVSIIGIAMVQIYSIERDVRLAPGEHYQVYDYDFYFKGVRDKDGPNYDGYIADFEITKDGKYINTLHAEKRFYRTAKSMMTEAAIDRGVTRDLYIAMGERLDDGKSWAVRIYHKPFVRWIWLGAILMSIGGGLAISDKRYRFRKGSKAEGEA
- a CDS encoding DsbE family thiol:disulfide interchange protein, translated to MNKKILFIPLVAFLILVTVFAIQLGRNQAGDDPTKLESVLVGKEVPEFHLEDLAEPGKIYDQAIFKGEPLLLNVWATWCPTCYAEHQYLNELAADGVKIIGLNYKDERNKAVQWLNELGNPYLISLFDGNGMLGLDLGVYGAPETFLIDANGVIRYRHVGDVNARNWTEKLQPMYQQMLEEATQ